Below is a genomic region from Tepidiforma bonchosmolovskayae.
AGCGTGAGGAAGTCGTGGGCGCCGAGCTTGAGCGACGGCACGGCTTCGAGGGCGGGGTCCTGGTCGAGGAGGAGAACGACGGCGACGTCGGGCCGGCGTTCGCGGAGGGCGCGGACCAGGGGTGCGGCCGGGTCGTGCCAGAGGCGGGCAGAGACGAGGGCGACATCGAAGGCGCCGCCGTCGAGCAGACGGCCGGCCTCCTCAACGCCGCGCGCGGCGTGGGGCACAAAGCGGGGCGACGCCTCGAGGAGCTTCCGCAGGGTGCGGATGTGGGCGATGTCCTCATCGATGATGAGGACGCGGAGCGAGCGGGGCGTGCCCGATGGCGGAGCGGCTCGGGTGGTCATGCTGAAGTCCCTGCTCTGAGTATCGGCAGGTTCTCGACAGAAGAAGAGGCCCGCCGGGGTGCCCCGGCGGGCCCTGGATGGCCCGGCGATGCGGCTGCGCCTAGAAATCCCGGCCGGGGATCTTGATGTCGTCGGCGGGCGGCGCGGGGTTCGCGATGCCGGCCATGAGCTGGGTGGGCACGAGCATGCGGAGCTCATCGAGCGTCCATTTGCCGTGCTTGTAGATGTTGCGAAATGGCGGATAGAGGTCGGCGAGGAGGCCGATGTGGCCGCCGGCAACCTGGAAGATGCGGCCGTTGATATTCCAGGCCTCGTCCAGGAGAAGGTAGATGGTCATCGGGGCGACCATGTCGGGTGTGCGCATGGCGGCGGCTTCTTCGGCGGCGCGGTTGGCTGCGGACTGCGGCGGGCCGCCGGCGGCGGCGATGCCGCGCTGGGCGCGGAGTTCGCGCGCGCTCTGGGGGACGGTGGCGGTGAGCCGCGTGGCGGCCCCGGGCGCGATGCAGTTCACGGTGACGCCGTAGCGGCCGAGGTCGCGCGCGGCGACGCGGGTGAGGCCGGCGACCCCGGCCTTGGCGGCGCCGTAGTTCGCCTGGCCGGAGTTGCCCTGGAGGCCGGAGACCGAGCTGAAGTTGACGATGCGGCCGTAGCGCTGCTGGCGCATGAGGACGGAGGCGGGCTTGATGGTGGTGAAGTGTCCCTTGAGGTCGACGCGGATGACGTCGTCCCACTCCTCTTCGGTGAGGTTGAAGATCATGCGGTCGCGGAGGATGGCGGCCAGGTTGATGAGGCCGTCGAGGCGCCCCCAGGTATCGAGAGCGGTGCGGATGACGCTCTCGCCGCCCTCCATCGTCGAGACGTCGGCGAAGTTGGCGACGGCTTCGCCGCCCATTTTCTTGATTTCCTCGACGACCTGGGCTGCGGGGCCATCGTCGTGGCCGGTGCCGTCGGGGTTGACGCCGGGGTCGTTGACGACGACGCGTGCGCCTTCAGAGGCGGCGAGGAGGGCGCATTCACGGCCGATGCCGCGGCCGGCGCCGGTCATGGCGATGACTTTGCCCTCGAGGAGGTTGCCCATGGGTTGTGCTCCTTATGCGGCAGAATCGGCGGCGCCGTCAGCTGTTGATGATGACCGTGGCTGAGCCGGGGGTGGTCTTCTTGCCCTCGGGGTTCTCGGTCCAGATTTCGAGGTCGACGAGCTTCTGGCCGTTTTCTTCGTACTTGCGGGTGACGACGCCCCTGCAGAGGATGTCCTGGTTCGGGTAGTCCATCCCGCGGTAGCTGCAGCCGAAGCGCTTGATTTTGCCGTTGCCGCCGAGCCAGTCGTGGAGGAGCTGGCCGAGGAAGGCGTGCTTCAGTGCGCCGTGGACAATGATGTCGCTGAGGCCGGTGCTCTTGGCGAAGTCCTTATCGTAGTGGATCTGGTAGAAGTCGCCGGAGGCGGCGGCCCAGAGGACGAGCTGCTGGGTGGAGCAGTTCTTCTTGAGTTCGGGGATGGCCATGCCTTCGCTGATCTCGTTCCATTTCGCTGCCATTGCGGTGCTCCTCGGGGTCAGTAGCGGATGCTGGTGCCGGTCATGATGGCGACGACTTTGCCATCCTGGTTGGTGTAGACCGTTTTGGTGGTGGTGATGAGCATCTGGCCGATGCTGCCTTCGCGTTCTTCGTAGGAAGCGACGTGGGAGCGGGCGGTGAGGACGTCGCCGGCGCAGATGTCGTCGAAGTATTCGATGTCGGTGCCGCCGTTGAGGACGCGGGTGAGCGGGCGGGACGGCTGGGGGCCGATATCGAAGCCGCGGCGGCCGCCCGCGCGCGGATTGTAGACGGGGGTGCCGAGGTAGCCGGGGGGCGCGACGAGGCTGCGGTAGCCGGCAGCTTTGGCGGCGGCTTCGTCGTAGAAGATGGGGTCGGTGTGGCCGACGGCGCGGGCGAACATGCGAATGGAGGTCTTATCGACCTCGAGGGTGTAGGGCTCGGACTCCTTGCCGACGTGGGCGCGCATCTCATCGGTGATGAGCGGCGTCTTCTCCTGTGTCACGGGGCCAACTCCGCAGGATAGTTTGTGCGCGGGGAACGATACGCGAGCGGCAGCGGCGCGTAAACGGGAGGCGGATGGTATTCCCTGCGACGGCGGGCGCGGCTAGAATCCCGCGAATGGCGTTTCTCGCGTTTCCCGAAGGTTTTCAGTGGGGCGTCGCGACGGCGGCGTACCAGATCGAAGGTGCGGTCCACGAAGACGACCGCGGCATGACCATCTGGGACACGTTCGTCCGGCAGCCGGGGCGTGTGCAGAACGGCGATACGGGGGATGTGGCGTGCGACCACTACCACCGGTACCGCGAGGACATCGAGCTGATGGCGAGCCTCGGCATCCAGACGTACCGGTTCTCGCTGGCGTGGTCCCGGATTTACCCGTTCGGCCGGGGCGCAGTGAATGAGAAAGGCCTGGCGTTCTACGACCGGCTGATTGATGCCCTGCTCGAAAAGAACATCCAGCCGGCGATTACGCTCTACCACTGGGACCTGCCGCAGGCGCTGCAGGACCTCGGCGGGTGGATGAACCGGGAGACGACGGATGCCTTCGCGGCGTACGCGAAGACGGCCTTCGACCGGTTTGGAGACCGGGTGACGCGCTGGATTACGCTGAACGAGCCGATCGTGTTCACGGAAATGGGGCACCGCACGGGTGTGATGGCGCCGGGAATCCGGGACCTCGGGGCGTACGCACGGGCGATCCACCACGCGCTGCTGGCGCACGGGAAGGCGGTGCGGGTCTTCCGCGAGGGCGGGTACCGCGGGGAGATCGGCATTACGAACGCGAACACGTTCTACGAGCCGGCGGACGATTCGCCGGAGACGGCGGCGGCCGTGGAGCGGGCGCGCGATTTCGACACGCGGCTGTTCCACGGGCCGGTCTTCGGGCGAGGGTACCCGGCGACGGTGGTGAAGCATTTCGCCGAGCGGGGCGTTCCGCTGCCGATCGAGCCGGGCGATATGGAGGTCATCGCGACGCCGACCGACTTCCTCGGGGTGAACCTCTACTCGCGGGGCCTGATCCAGGCGGCGAACAACAGTGTGGGATTCACGTACGCGCCGCCGCGGCTGCCGCTCCTGCCGATGGGGTACGAGGCGGCGCCGCATGCGCTTGGGGCGTTCGTCCGATGGGTTTCGCGGGAGTACGACCGGCCGCGGATCTACATCACCGAGAATGGGGTCTGCGACAACACGGAGCCGGACGCCAGCGGCGTGGTCGACGACACCACGCGGCAGGAGCTCCTGCGGGGGTTCCTCGCGGGGCTGCACGGGGCGATTGCCGACGGCTGCGATGTGCGGGCCTACTACCAGTGGTCGCTGATGGACAACTTCGAGTGGGCGTTCGGCTACAGCAAGCGGTTCGGCATCGTGTACACGGATTACCGGACGCTGGCGCGCATCCCGAAGAAGTCGGCGGAGCTGTACGCGGAGATCATCCGCAGGAACGGGGTCGAGGTCTGAAGACAGCCCTGCTCAGAGGAGCTGCTCGATCGCTTCGATGACCTCGGGCGCGTCGGGCGGGGTGCGGGGGTCGAACTTCGCGACGACGTTGCCGTCGCGGTCGACGAGGTACTTCTGGAAGTTCCAGAGGACGTCGCCGCCCAGCGGTGCGGGGAGCGAGGTGAGGGCCCGGTAGAGCGGGTGCATGCCTTCGCCCTTGACGGAGATCTTGGCGAAGAGCGGGAAGGTTACCCCGTAGTTGAGGTCGCAAAAGGCGGCGATCTCCTCGTTCGTGCCGGGCTCCTGACCCATAAAGTCGTTGGCAGGGAAGCCGAGGATTTCGAAGCCGCGGTCGCGGTAGCGTTCGTAGAGGGCCTGGAGGGCAGCGTACTGGGGGGTGAGGCCACACTTGCTGGCGACGTTGACGAGCATGAGGACCTTGCCGCGATACCGCTCGAGCGGCTCTTCCGTGCCGTCGATCCGCTGCATGGTGAACTCCAGGACCATCGAACAACCTCCGCGGGCGAACGTGCCCCGACGATCGTAGCAGGGCGCTGGCGAACGGCGCTCGCCGGGCTCAGCCGGAGGCAAACCACGAGACGATGCGAACAGGTACAAACCGGACCACGGGCAGGGCTTCGAGGTCCATCGTGCGGTACTGCGGGTAGCGGGCGCGGAGGGCCGCGAGAGCTTCGGGCCAGCAGTCGCCCCGTTCGAGGACGACGGCGTC
It encodes:
- a CDS encoding GH1 family beta-glucosidase, whose product is MAFLAFPEGFQWGVATAAYQIEGAVHEDDRGMTIWDTFVRQPGRVQNGDTGDVACDHYHRYREDIELMASLGIQTYRFSLAWSRIYPFGRGAVNEKGLAFYDRLIDALLEKNIQPAITLYHWDLPQALQDLGGWMNRETTDAFAAYAKTAFDRFGDRVTRWITLNEPIVFTEMGHRTGVMAPGIRDLGAYARAIHHALLAHGKAVRVFREGGYRGEIGITNANTFYEPADDSPETAAAVERARDFDTRLFHGPVFGRGYPATVVKHFAERGVPLPIEPGDMEVIATPTDFLGVNLYSRGLIQAANNSVGFTYAPPRLPLLPMGYEAAPHALGAFVRWVSREYDRPRIYITENGVCDNTEPDASGVVDDTTRQELLRGFLAGLHGAIADGCDVRAYYQWSLMDNFEWAFGYSKRFGIVYTDYRTLARIPKKSAELYAEIIRRNGVEV
- a CDS encoding glutathione peroxidase — its product is MVLEFTMQRIDGTEEPLERYRGKVLMLVNVASKCGLTPQYAALQALYERYRDRGFEILGFPANDFMGQEPGTNEEIAAFCDLNYGVTFPLFAKISVKGEGMHPLYRALTSLPAPLGGDVLWNFQKYLVDRDGNVVAKFDPRTPPDAPEVIEAIEQLL
- a CDS encoding MaoC family dehydratase N-terminal domain-containing protein, giving the protein MTQEKTPLITDEMRAHVGKESEPYTLEVDKTSIRMFARAVGHTDPIFYDEAAAKAAGYRSLVAPPGYLGTPVYNPRAGGRRGFDIGPQPSRPLTRVLNGGTDIEYFDDICAGDVLTARSHVASYEEREGSIGQMLITTTKTVYTNQDGKVVAIMTGTSIRY
- a CDS encoding MaoC/PaaZ C-terminal domain-containing protein, with amino-acid sequence MAAKWNEISEGMAIPELKKNCSTQQLVLWAAASGDFYQIHYDKDFAKSTGLSDIIVHGALKHAFLGQLLHDWLGGNGKIKRFGCSYRGMDYPNQDILCRGVVTRKYEENGQKLVDLEIWTENPEGKKTTPGSATVIINS
- a CDS encoding SDR family NAD(P)-dependent oxidoreductase yields the protein MGNLLEGKVIAMTGAGRGIGRECALLAASEGARVVVNDPGVNPDGTGHDDGPAAQVVEEIKKMGGEAVANFADVSTMEGGESVIRTALDTWGRLDGLINLAAILRDRMIFNLTEEEWDDVIRVDLKGHFTTIKPASVLMRQQRYGRIVNFSSVSGLQGNSGQANYGAAKAGVAGLTRVAARDLGRYGVTVNCIAPGAATRLTATVPQSARELRAQRGIAAAGGPPQSAANRAAEEAAAMRTPDMVAPMTIYLLLDEAWNINGRIFQVAGGHIGLLADLYPPFRNIYKHGKWTLDELRMLVPTQLMAGIANPAPPADDIKIPGRDF